tCCTTATTATCCTGATTACTCTATACATATACAACCAGAACACCTATAAGTACACATAGATAGACATAATGCACACATAAGCATTATCATGATTAGCATatgaagcaaaaaaaaattaaatattagacTGAAGCAATTCAATATGTACCACAAGaagtaaattgcaataaatatCAGGaactccattttttttctctctattttagGAATGGAAAAGCAATTCCTAAAGCACATATCTTAGCAGATATGTTAACTTAAAACATTGGGAAGAAGGCATCTCACAGCATATGCTATAGCATATCCATCAAAAGTGCTTGTCCCTCGGCCCAGTTCATCAAGAAGAACAAGTGACTTCTGTGTAGCATTTCGTAAAACTGATGCTGTCTCCATGCACTCGATAAGAAAGGTACCTACAACAAGAAGGCATGCATATCccaaaaatgagaagaaaactTCATTGTTCATAATGTCTGTTCTGGATTTTAGATGTCATGGAGTTCTTGAATGCAACTGACCATAGAAGAACATTAACCCTGATAAATGCAGAATTAGAAGTTAGAGAAATAGGCGTTGAAAGTCCTTGCCTGACATAACCATCCAGTCTGACTTTTGACATGACTAATAACACCTAATCTCCAGTAAAGAGGAGCAGGCATACTCCTTGAGACCAATGtatgtcaatatttttattaaagaaagaacaGAGAAGCAACATTCAGCCCCAATACATAAAAAACATTGATGGGGAAATTGTTCGTAGAGTTGAGTCGGGAGTATGAAAAGAGAATTAGTAAAGTTGATTGCTGCGAGGAAGATATTGATGACTGATGAATGGAGCGAGATAATAACGGGTTGAACCCCATAAGGTCTAGAGTCTTTGTTACTCGGGCATGctaatactaatatttcaatttttttttaagcatAGGAATCTTAAACTTCAGAATTGATCACATGCTAAAACATAATTACCTCATGGTACCTATTAGAAGATTATTAGGAGATTGCTAGGGTATACATATCTTCCTATTTTTGAATAGTTATATTTGGTGGGTAGACCGGTACATTTTTACTGATTTCTATACGGTTCTTAATACCCTCACCATATATTTGAGAATGGGTGcttcaataatatattcttCAAGTTTCTTTTTGTTGCAGTACCATTACTAAACGACAAATTTAATTCTCTGCAAAATTTGTTTAGCTTTACATAATACATCTTTACATTCTCACCCTAGTTAATGGTTTGTGTAAGATATTGGCAAGTGGAAAGTATCTAAAActaaaggaaagaagaaaggtAGAGAGGAAGGAGAGAGAATAGCTAGTACAGCAGAATAGGTAGAAAAGCAGAAGAAACAGCACCACAAATCCAATTTACTCCACCAATTTAAGGGAAACAACAGTAAATAAATCTTCAACTGCTTGCACCTTGACTGCTGCAGTGTTTGTATTCAGGTGCCAAAGGTTGATTGAGTATTTTGGCATGCATACACATGCCTGACattattactttaataatGCCCGCAATGCTAATTGCTTCAGGATGATGTTATATTATTCAGACCCAAGTTGTCACAATCACTGTATAACATAACTCAGATACCATTTACCTTTTCTGTGAGTTCTGCAAGTATATGATGTTTATGTTTGCTCTTTATTGAAAAGTTTTGGCTTTTATGTTTACTAGAAAACTTCAAGACTTCACATGGTAAAACtagtagttataattaaaattttaaggatCACCAAGTCTGAAAggaagtatttaaaaattcaacatagaactataaaatgaatatcctatatttgactttttgtgacataatttttcttaaggCCACCGCGTCCATCCCATATCACTCAAATCCTCCATCGGTTTTCCTTAATTTCCTCCCATACACCACACAacatatatcatatatttcctttttgtaccaaacaaaaaaattacatcacgTATCAATAACATACGTGGTTGAAATAAATGTCAAGGTCCAAAGGATTACGTGGTGCAAAATCTTAGTTGATATTATTGgtatagaatttttttgttaagaaatcatctaaaattattgatgaatAGACTATATAACATGGCACAATCACCTTAATCAAAGCAAAGCACCCATAACatgatttcataatttatcaaaatattatatttagactcACATAGCTTGTTTTATGAGATGTTAATCTGACAAACGAACACCACATTTAACTGTTCATGCTCTCGAATTTACaaatgaaaaagtaaatagTATACTATAGCACAGAAACATAGTCATTGAGTGTATTGTTTAGAAATAACTgggttttttttcttggtcCCCATCATTGTTTTCGATTTGCCAAGTTGAATACTGAAACAATCATTATATGGTTGTTGAGACGTTCATGTAAAATCGATTCTTCTTGACCaatttaaaatacttatgTTCGATGTAAGAAAAAGGATCAGATATTCTTTCAGTGTAAGTGCACTTAACTGGCAAagaatttatgaataatagTTACTTAATCTCATAGAATATACAGGTGGACATCAATTAACTGTATATTTACAAATGATATAGATCACCTTTAATCATGTTATAAGATGTAAATGaataacaaatcaaaaataaagtaacaaatacttttacaaatattacaaaatatatagttaattataaatacaatagagaaaagagagcagCTATATTACATCACTTCTTGTAATCATAGCAGTTGTTTTACCTAATCTCAGCACTATTCTCCTTTCATTTGATTATGGCACATGCTCTTCACCGGATGATGAATTATGTGGAAAAATATGCTTGACACcgaaatataaattaactcAGAATGTAATTGATTCACACCTTGCAAACTTGAAAATAGCTTAAGTAGgtctattttgaaatttggtcCTGTTTATTAGCATatcttgataataaaaataataaattggctatttttttggaaataacAATAAAGATTATCTATAATTTCTAGTATTATTTAATAGGTTTTAGTTGTTATAACATATTCATCTAAATGCACAATATATAAACTTAAAGGTCTCATTCAATTTGGACGAAGAAAGTTCGTATCATAATATAAGGATAAACCCACCCTTgcatttcttataatttggactggagcaagttaagaacaaataaatactatCTTACGTCGTTGTTGTATTATCTTTTTGGAGTGATTTTTTCTAATtgaacttaaaatttaaaacggAAAATAGCTCCAAAGCAACATTAAATAGGAAGAGAAGTGCAAATTATAcacaacttaatattttaagcaTCACATATACAATGTGTTTGATACaatttttatggaaaaattcATAAACTTAAAAAGTACATGTTAGTTCGAGCTTAAAAAAATGACTTAACACATATTTTGTGTAATATagaatttttagattaattgaataaaccaatatttaatatgtatcaatacaaaataatttttgtaccCTATTAGGTTACTTTCATCTGGGTTCTGTATCGGTTTGACCTCAATTAACCATACTAAATACCAACTGCTTTAATTTcgaaaataagttaatatgcACACATTTTGAATGTACTGCTTtagtgtttttctttcttaagcTTAAATGtatcaaattatcaaaactattgcattttctattatttttttgttccaaTTCTAACTTACTTCTTAAAAGAGTAAGAATTTTCACGTATAAGGAATTGCAGAAGGCCATTAATTTGTTCTTCAGAGGTTGAATAATTGGCCAAGTCAGAAAATGGATTGGATATCGATCCAAAGAAAGTTGAATGATCGATTTCGTTCATGCTAGTGGACTGGACAGAAGTGGccatttacaatttttaaatcaaccAACACAACAGATCTGTCATTtgaataatactaataataccACATTAGTTTTTTAGTGCAATTTGGTAAATATGGTGAAGTAAAATAGCATAAAAGGTTTATAAAGCAACAACAAATGTGTGACTGAACATTTACAGTTCAAATATACTATATTAAACAAgtttaagaataatataaatgttcTAGAAAAAATGACAATGTTTGAGAATTTGTCTAAAAACAAACTTCTACTTGTAGGTTAGATAAAcaaaaagcaataaaaggAAAGGCACGACGGATCAAAAATCAAAGGCCGGTGAATGCTAAATCTAGAAgcttaaattacaataacctACTTCTGTAATGATTATATTTCAACTATTACTCCTCCATAAATTGTTGCCGGTATTCCAAATTTTCTAGAACTCATTCTCAAGGATAGATATGGAATATCTACACTGGACTCCATCCTTTGTTCCATagctatttattaattattattatagaaacCTAACAACTGTAGTATTTGAGTGtagttatttaataataattttaattgagaTATGCAACTAAATTTAAGTAACAAACATATACATAGTTTcacaatgaaaacaaacacagCACGCATTTCAGGCATTTATACCTATCTGTATTTTATAGATGTAATGAAAAGgtatagaatttaatttaaaaacttactCTCGCCTGTCATGATTCGATCAGCTGCGCCAAGCCTAGTAAATATGATGTCTACAACTGATAGAGTGCAACTTTCACAAGGCACATAACAGCCTAGCTGCGGTACACAAATCGATGTTATGCTGACAAAAATTCAGAAACCAAGAAAGCGTAAAACAGCACAACATAACagttttaaaaaacaaaccaACCTGAGCCATTATCACAGCCAGACAAGTGGCCCGTAAAAGGGTTGACTTCCCACCCATGTTAGGCCCAGTCAATAACAATGAGCAGGGGCTGTGAGTTCTTCCATCTCCTCCAAGGTGGATATCATTTGGAACAGGCAGCCCCCCATTCTCACCAAGGGCATAAGGATGCCATAGCCCTTTTAAATGCAGTGTAGGGGACATAGTCTCCACAAAAGAATTTGTGAATTTAGGTCTACACATTGCTCCACAAGAAGAGACTGCAGAAATAGCAAAAGATCTCAGTACATCGATGCAGTTTATGGCATGTATCATTTGAGACCATTGGGTCGCCTTCTCAGTGAACAACTCAATCAGAATAGATAGTGTTTCAGCCTCCAAGTCTGTAACATTATGGTCCTGTAaccacaaaagaaaaggatgtaAATCATATgtaattgagtttttttttctttcccaagAAACACAGAGTCACTGAAggataataacaaattacacTTACAAAAACAATTACATGAAGAAGTATCGTCAAAGATAGAGAGATGATTCAGTTAGGCAACTCTCAAGCATTACTTATGAGGCTTCAGTTTGAGGCAGTACTAATCCATAAAAGTTTACAGCTTCAATGGCTAATGTAAACCTACATGGACCAAAGTTAGTTATGTTGGCTAATGGGAAAATTGGTTCACAAAAGCCAGTAGAAAGAAGGGGCATTGACCATTCACCATTGCTAGTGAAAACCTAAGATACCAGTGCAACAATGTAAAAGGTCATAGTTCCGTGTGAGAAGTGAACCTATAAATGTCAGATCTTTTTAAGAGATGGAGTGGAGAATCTTGGAGTGCTTCAAGATAAAGGAGATCTGAGCATCAGTTCTGAGGAACTCCCCCTCAGAAAGTTTATTGTAGATgatgaaaacaagaaaaagtttGGAAACACTAATTAAAGAGAGCACTGTTGCTAGCTCTTTCAGTAGCATGTTGTTAATTCATCAATTAGGGTTAGTTGGTGGTTCCCAAGGAAACTAATCACGTCCAATATTTTACCACCATGTGACTATTTTCATATTTCCAAATCTTTTTCATTGGAATTTGATTGGGAATTCATTAGCTTAGGAATCCTTGCCCATGGGGATTCCTCACATTTCCTAGTGTAGTTATAATCCCTCTATTCGCAGTGTAGTTATAatccctatatatatttgagtgaTCAATTCTACTATTGCAATCATGACAATATACATCCAAGAGACATTCTTGGAAAGCCTTAAAGCAATCATTTTACTTTAGCATAGGGAATAACCAAGGTTATTTCTCTCCTATCTTCTAGTTCATCCTCttgtatattataaaattccaGCTATTAGTGTgtgcattttattttgcagtACAACCTTTAAAATCCAAGGACCATATAGCATCAAGCTTACATTGATTTCTGGAGGATAGAACATATAATACTTTCATTCTTCTGTCATGCGACGTAACCAACAAAttctattaatcaaattagaGCAATTTTCAGTAGAAGGTTTACAAGATGGACCAAGGTTCGATTATAGGTATCACAAAACACAACTAGTCTTTTGTGTAAGAAACATAGTTTATGTATAACACTGAAGACAAAAGATACAAAGATAGATCCCAATTAACATATGCAAGCACGTGTGCAAAATAAGAAATGTCAAATGTCCATCTTGGTCCAGAAACAAAAGAATCGCACCTGGTAATTGGAGAAGTCACTATCTATCGCTGCTTCAAATTGAGCAAGAGATTGATCAAGCCCCTCGTTGCCACTTAGCATAGGAAGGGATACAACTCTGGATAACGAAGTACTCAACAATCCATGCTTTTGCATAAGCATTAACATTTCTATTCCAATTCGCAGACCTCTTACGAGGGACCCAAACACTTTTACCTGTTGATCATAGACAATTTTCCTCTCTTTATCCCAAGGCAGGATGTGTCATATGCATGCTAGATAAAATAgctttaattaaaatgcaGCATGCATCATACAATAGATGGACAGAACAGATTGCATTAGATTCATCTCGGAAAGCAGCTTTGGATGACAGTCGAAATGCGACTAATTGTGCATATGCTACACCTAACAACACATCTCACTGGCATGACGAATGTTTCTCACAGTAATTTTCTGTCAATAAAAGGTATATGCCTTTCTTTATTTCAAGGCATGATGTGTCATACATAAGCAAGATAGTGTTAGtagctttaattaaattgcagAATGATCAAACAATACATGGACAGAGTAAACTGAGTTAGATTGACATTTCCGCACAGTCATCAGTcatgttcaaaatttcaagataattGCATTGTTTCTATGAATAAGGAAAGCAGCTTCTTGATAACTAAGTTGAATGTGTTGAATTGTGGATATGGTATAACATTACTACACTTAACAACAATCACAGGTAtaggtctctctctctccaagaTTTTACTGAACAGTTAGAGGGATTTAGGTAAAATGCTATTAAAGTAACTATATTGCAACAAAAGTCCCTGCAGCTGTCAACCCAGGATTAGAGGCAAATGAACAGGATAGCATAGCGTTGACTCCCATCAAAAGACAGTATAAGGTTAAAACATATAAGAACTTCCTCATGGCAACTTTTCATGTAAAAGAGAAATTGACAGGAAGAATTGGATAAAGGaagcaaaattaaatcacTTTTTGCCAATTCAGCTATGCGATGAACACAAAGATGCAGTCCAAGAAGCTTCaatctaaagaaaaaagatcTTACTCGCTGTTTCAGTATTTTTTGGCCAATTAAGGGCAACAATATCACAGAAGAGGACTGAAAGCTAGACTTCACGCGTCCAAGCAACCTTTCCAAATCCGGAAGCTTGCGAAGCGATTGGGCAATGAGTAGCATGATTTCTGGATTTGCCATCAGCTCCTCAACCACAGCAAGCCtgttgttaattttctcaaCATCTTGAAGAGGATGACATATCCAGTTCCTTAAGAGCCGCTTACCAGATGATGTTATGCAATTATTAAGATATTTGTACAGAGTGCCTAAAACAGTATTACACTATTATTTCACATGCGTAAAGAGAAAGCAGGGAGCGAGATAATAACAAATGAAGTTACTAGCCTGATGGACCACCATCAGCATTATTACTGAAGATCTCCAAATTTACCAGCGTCTGCCCATCCATTCTGAGAAAACCTTTATAGACTTCATAAGACAAAATATCCCCGTTGCGAATCACATCATTTAACTGAACAAATACAGATTGCTAATCAATGGAAAaccaccaaaattttcaattttaacacACAGTTCAAATTCAAAGTACATGTATTTACCATCAATCTCGATAAATGACTAATAAGTCCCCCCAGAGCACATAACTCAAGATCACCAAGCATAGCTCCATCAGAGATGTGATGCCAGGAATCAGAAAACCCATTGAAGTATCTACTGGACTCAATGATATTTCTAACTTCCGAGGCTTCACCAAAAGTATCCCATGGATTTAGCTGGGATGGAGTTGAtcctacaaaaatattattaggtTATACAAAATTCCTACTGGCACTGATACCTATTCCTGTTCAACAGGAAGTTTGAAGGCCTGTTCTACTAGGAAGCCAAAATTGTCATGCAACATTGTCAATACTGACCACAAAAGATGAACTGAACATGTCTGGAAATTCTACTCACATAATATTCAGTTCCATGTTCcaacaagagagagaaagttaCATGAGTAAATACTATAGATAGTCAATTTTCTTTAAGAGGAAGGTTGAGAAACTTTTTCTGCTCAAGACGCAAGACAATTCAAACGAAAAGATAGTATCTGAAAACGGGCACCATACAGATTCAGCACCACACAAGACAAGAAGAGACAGAGAGATCAATAGTTTTATATTAACCAAATATACACATTAAACCCTCTCAAAGGAAAAGATTAAGTTTGTGCAGGAAAACTGAATTAGCTAAAGCAGAAAATATGCATTATAAGTGTGCAATTAAATGGATTTATAGTACCCTCACCTGTCAAAGTGTACTTTTTAAGTGCTCTATGAGCTTCTCTACTCAGCCCTATAATGGACATCAAGATAGCGGCCATGAGAATCATTCATAACATTACAAGGAAAACCACAACGTTCAATCTGTAAAAACAGTTTTACCTCGGCTTTCATAAATAATCTCCTTTGGTGACACCTAAGGATAATGATCAAAGCAATATGCATTATGTTATGATAAATACATATTCACAGGTATtggaacaaaagaaaagatataagAGCATACTTGCATCAACAAGGCCCCCAATGCTGTACATGAAGCATCATCACTGATAGAACcaatccaaaattttaatgcAGCACAATCCACAAATGCAAACCCAAATGAAATTGATCCATTCTTTAGCAGGGAATCCTAAATGCAAAAAGGCAACATTACAGAATCactaatcataattttatgcCAATCTTCAGGTTGGTGTTTCATGTATTTACAAtatatcaaattcaatatccaTGACCTTGCATTGTTATTCATGGCAGATATGCATGATGTATCAGCAAATAGAAGAAAGGCAAAAACATTGAATCAACCTCCTTTATGGCAAGAAGATGGACAGCATCAGGCCCGATATTTTCCTCACATGAGGTTGCAGGAGTAATTACATGAATCAACTTTCTCTGAATAACCTGGAAAACCATCTTGCTGATCATTGTATGCCTCAGGTAATTACAAAGTGCTTCATAGATAGTGGATGGTATAATGATCTGCTCCTTTTGAGAAACACACCATATGCAAATAGAGATAGCATAAGACAAGTAGGACTCTATGATTTACAGACATGGACACGACGAAcacctataaaaaaatttaggacGCAATTTGGCTTTGACGCCactgttcatatatataaatatgctaTTATGTACATACAGAcatgcaaatatataattggcaAAAGATTTGTCTGGAAAAATCGGTGCGAGTACAGaggaaaaaagttaatattggTGATGATgctgaaaatttacaattatgattaataaacTATTCTCGAACAAACGAAAGACTTTAAATGACAGAGAACTATCTTACTGGTAGTTTATGTGATACTATATAACATATcttcctaaaaaaaattaaaagaactcTTTGCATCTAAAACATCTGGAGAGCAAGTCAAGTGGCACGTCAGATATGTGTCAACTTTTTGAAGCATCTCCATCGCGTTATAGGTAGGAACCCAGCAACCTATCCCCGAACCCCCCAGGCTGCCCACGCCCTGCCGAACATACCCCAATTCTGCCCTATTTGTGGAAAAgttgaaattaagaaaaggCACCTGCTTCCTGGATGAATCCATGACATCATAAGTATTAAACACAGtgttattttcatattaaaatttgggcGTTATTGCATTCCGAACACTTTTAGAGTCAAAAGCTACAATACAAAGTAGACATTAAATTATCCCCCACTCCTTTCTAACACAGTGTAGAAATTAAAACATGTTCACCtcattacacaataattgaaCAATGAAAATCACCAATCTCCAAGAGGTGGATATAACAAGTACAGTCAGAAACTCATGCTGAACTTACGGAAGTAGAGCCCCTAGATTTTGCTTGCTCAGATGTCTCCAATTGTTCCATCCGACCAATCTTGTACCTTTCAGAAATGTACTTAGCTTATCACCATTTAAATCAGAAAAGTATACTCATACTAAGTACTTGAATTGAGTTAAAATCACACAACCTATGGAAAACTTATAGAAGTAAAGGACCATCAAGAAATCAATAAAGTGATGCGGCACCACTTATGGTGCTGTTTTGTGATGTCAGTTATTGATGTTCTGCTATAAGCATTATCGAGTGCAGTTGACAAAGACAGTAATAAAAGGGGAACAGTTCCAATGATTGCAGGGAAGTTGCAAGCTATTGCTACAGTTGTGCTAGTCGTGTTCTACTACAACAAACATGAGGAGCGCAAATGCAAGTGCATCTACAGGTATGATTTCATATTGGTTTACAAGAAGCAATAAGTGCTGTACTTAAAGTGCAAGACAGAAGTTCTAAAACGTGACTGTCAACTATTGTTTCTAATGCCACTGCGAACTTTCGTTAGGCCTGTGCTCATTTAGCAAAAGCAGTATATTGGAGATGGCATATTAAGCATTCAAATTTTGGAGAAGCTTGTGAACCTCCCAAAAATTGTAAGTTTATGGATCTGATTGCTTCTGAGAAAAATCCCATCTCGCCTCATCTCATGAAATTCATccaaatatatgtttgtttttttctacaatatatctggaataCATTTCActattgtaaaagaaaaaaaaatcttggtATTTTACCTAACACCTTTTACACATCAAATAAGCTATAACTATGATACTTCTCTCTCACATCCAAATGCATTCAAAACTTGTTTTCATCTCATCTAAACCCGTCTCATctcattcactttgtttgagtgGTTTTCAAGTAAGTTTTGAAAGGTTTGAGAAAATGAGTTTGGGTTTGAAAAGCTTGTAGTTTGTTTTGGGGAATGTAATGAGTGGTTGGTATTGTTTCTA
This Sesamum indicum cultivar Zhongzhi No. 13 linkage group LG5, S_indicum_v1.0, whole genome shotgun sequence DNA region includes the following protein-coding sequences:
- the LOC105162107 gene encoding DNA mismatch repair protein MSH7 isoform X2; translated protein: MQRQTSILSFLRKPESSSSGKPIVLDASDEEIKGTDTPPEKEPRRVFTDSRPSLFSSIRHKFEKVDNSKNTESRCKEDNTSTVRSLLLQSDGPEDLSNLYLVPKQHNNQSLLNNSRTMSSERDSRNSFLTTSEDDVLGPDTPGTRPLVPRLKRVQEDISNFEDKADFSLPDNKKRTKFLQGSDVLKKNGEKDSETISKFEWLHPSRIKDANGRRLMDPLYDKRTLYIPPDALRKMSASQRQYWNVKCKYMDVVLFFKVGKFYELYELDAEIGHKELDWKITLSGVGKCRQVGVSESGIDDAVQKLIARGYKIGRMEQLETSEQAKSRGSTSVIQRKLIHVITPATSCEENIGPDAVHLLAIKEDSLLKNGSISFGFAFVDCAALKFWIGSISDDASCTALGALLMQVSPKEIIYESRGLSREAHRALKKYTLTGSTPSQLNPWDTFGEASEVRNIIESSRYFNGFSDSWHHISDGAMLGDLELCALGGLISHLSRLMLNDVIRNGDILSYEVYKGFLRMDGQTLVNLEIFSNNADGGPSGTLYKYLNNCITSSGKRLLRNWICHPLQDVEKINNRLAVVEELMANPEIMLLIAQSLRKLPDLERLLGRVKSSFQSSSVILLPLIGQKILKQRVKVFGSLVRGLRIGIEMLMLMQKHGLLSTSLSRVVSLPMLSGNEGLDQSLAQFEAAIDSDFSNYQDHNVTDLEAETLSILIELFTEKATQWSQMIHAINCIDVLRSFAISAVSSCGAMCRPKFTNSFVETMSPTLHLKGLWHPYALGENGGLPVPNDIHLGGDGRTHSPCSLLLTGPNMGGKSTLLRATCLAVIMAQLGCYVPCESCTLSVVDIIFTRLGAADRIMTGESTFLIECMETASVLRNATQKSLVLLDELGRGTSTFDGYAIAYAVFRHLVESVNCRLLFATHYHPLTKEFAAHPLVLLQHMACSFDSASKLSSQVDQKLVFLYRLASGACPESYGMKIALMAGIPSSVVEAASKAGQVMKEMVGESFKSSEQRENFSTLHEEWLKSVLSLSETAEVDFDNDDAFDSLICLWHELKRSCKEIT
- the LOC105162107 gene encoding DNA mismatch repair protein MSH7 isoform X1, giving the protein MQRQTSILSFLRKPESSSSGKPIVLDASDEEIKGTDTPPEKEPRRVFTDSRPSLFSSIRHKFEKVDNSKNTESRCKEDNTSTVRSLLLQSDGPEDLSNLYLVPKQHNNQSLLNNSRTMSSERDSRNSFLTTSEDDVLGPDTPGTRPLVPRLKRVQEDISNFEDKADFSLPDNKKRTKFLQGSDVLKKNGEKDSETISKFEWLHPSRIKDANGRRLMDPLYDKRTLYIPPDALRKMSASQRQYWNVKCKYMDVVLFFKVIIQGKFYELYELDAEIGHKELDWKITLSGVGKCRQVGVSESGIDDAVQKLIARGYKIGRMEQLETSEQAKSRGSTSVIQRKLIHVITPATSCEENIGPDAVHLLAIKEDSLLKNGSISFGFAFVDCAALKFWIGSISDDASCTALGALLMQVSPKEIIYESRGLSREAHRALKKYTLTGSTPSQLNPWDTFGEASEVRNIIESSRYFNGFSDSWHHISDGAMLGDLELCALGGLISHLSRLMLNDVIRNGDILSYEVYKGFLRMDGQTLVNLEIFSNNADGGPSGTLYKYLNNCITSSGKRLLRNWICHPLQDVEKINNRLAVVEELMANPEIMLLIAQSLRKLPDLERLLGRVKSSFQSSSVILLPLIGQKILKQRVKVFGSLVRGLRIGIEMLMLMQKHGLLSTSLSRVVSLPMLSGNEGLDQSLAQFEAAIDSDFSNYQDHNVTDLEAETLSILIELFTEKATQWSQMIHAINCIDVLRSFAISAVSSCGAMCRPKFTNSFVETMSPTLHLKGLWHPYALGENGGLPVPNDIHLGGDGRTHSPCSLLLTGPNMGGKSTLLRATCLAVIMAQLGCYVPCESCTLSVVDIIFTRLGAADRIMTGESTFLIECMETASVLRNATQKSLVLLDELGRGTSTFDGYAIAYAVFRHLVESVNCRLLFATHYHPLTKEFAAHPLVLLQHMACSFDSASKLSSQVDQKLVFLYRLASGACPESYGMKIALMAGIPSSVVEAASKAGQVMKEMVGESFKSSEQRENFSTLHEEWLKSVLSLSETAEVDFDNDDAFDSLICLWHELKRSCKEIT